In one Culex quinquefasciatus strain JHB chromosome 2, VPISU_Cqui_1.0_pri_paternal, whole genome shotgun sequence genomic region, the following are encoded:
- the LOC119766432 gene encoding gustatory and pheromone receptor 39a-like, with amino-acid sequence MPKANEIALCTRHFDDCSMQNTKVTRQINKFLLKNLHQKKKFSAYGFFDIDNSVIYTVFSSIVTYLVILIQFKQLENDFTNQNGGGNNTSST; translated from the exons GCCAATGAGATTGCACTTTGCACGAGACACTTTGACGATTGCAGCATGCAAAACACCAAAGTGACGAGGCAAATCAACAAGTTTCTGCTGAAGAATCTTCACCAGAAGAAGAAGTTTTCCGCGTACGGATTCTTCGACATTGACaacagtgttatttatacg gtaTTTAGCTCCATCGTAACTTATTTAGTGATTTTGATTCAGTTTAAGCAGTTGGAAAATGATTTCACTAACCAAAATGGAGGTGGTAACAACACGAGTTCAACATag